A region from the Bdellovibrionales bacterium genome encodes:
- a CDS encoding sensor histidine kinase KdpD, translating to MTSDGRPDPDALLRAIGEEERRTKTAGLRVFLGMSPGVGKTYAMLRAARERLKEGIDVVIGVVETHGRVETMALAESLPIIARKNIEYKGVSLQEMDLDAILAKKPKIVLVDELAHTNAPGSRHQKRYQDVIELLDAGIDVYTTVNVQHLESRKDLVEQITGVPIRETVPDSILERAAQIELVDITPNELLRRLSEGKVYLGDKKERAAKNFFRPNSLTALREIALRVTAERVDQELQQFQGLKQNSGPWQTNERLMVAVSHSPYSERLIRTTRRLAYNLEAPWITVHVDTGVPLNDEDQAQLAKNIALARELKAEVVTTTDTDVPAALRRIARQKNVTQVVVGRPTKRFFRDLLEGGTLLDRLVREIGEIDVHVIRQDEISNYKPLLITKIEHFSGPFTYWNAFWFLLGTSFLNGILEPLIGYRAVGFLFLLGVLGVGLVSTIGPTFFVAALSALVWNYFFIPPRLTFQVNEPEDGVLIFIYLVAALVTGYLTNRTRAHERILREREDRTNALFEVSQDIAGSRIKDEFIAKINARVGRLLDGECGILLASDEGKLAVNGYKNYSPRPQLSEKEQAVAVWAFESGKVAGWSTDTLSESNALYVPLKAPDETVGVLVYQPRTKRKLNLEQENILHSIASQLAVSLQRHFFEKRLRESDRLKESEKIHETLLNCISHEMRTPLTAVMGTATALDDEVNSKNPEYVRALAKNLLEASDRLNRVIENLLDMSRLNSGALALKLEWHDISDLVGVTLNKLGKNLNHNKVEIELPKDLPLVQMDFRLMEHALANLLLNAATYSPLGTSIRISAKKVDSTLCLAVEDQGPGVPENLLDKVFERFFRVPGTPTGGVGLGLSIVKNIAEFHKGRVGVENCPQGGARFTIELPFKEPPPVPKEDS from the coding sequence ATGACGAGCGATGGACGTCCTGATCCCGATGCTCTCCTTCGGGCCATAGGTGAGGAAGAGCGGAGAACTAAAACAGCCGGCTTAAGAGTTTTTCTCGGAATGTCGCCCGGGGTTGGCAAGACCTACGCGATGTTGCGAGCGGCTCGGGAACGTCTTAAAGAGGGTATCGATGTTGTTATAGGAGTGGTGGAAACCCATGGCCGCGTTGAGACCATGGCATTAGCGGAGTCTTTGCCGATCATCGCGCGAAAAAATATTGAATATAAGGGAGTCTCACTTCAAGAAATGGACTTAGACGCCATTCTTGCCAAAAAACCAAAAATTGTTCTCGTTGATGAACTGGCTCACACCAATGCACCAGGTTCCCGTCACCAAAAACGTTATCAGGATGTTATCGAACTCCTCGATGCGGGAATTGATGTCTATACCACCGTGAACGTGCAACATTTGGAAAGCCGCAAGGATCTTGTCGAACAGATCACTGGCGTTCCCATAAGGGAAACAGTACCGGACTCCATTCTGGAGCGGGCCGCACAAATTGAACTTGTCGACATTACCCCTAATGAACTTTTGCGGCGGTTAAGCGAAGGCAAAGTTTACCTGGGCGACAAGAAGGAAAGGGCAGCAAAAAATTTCTTTAGGCCGAATAGCTTGACTGCCCTCCGCGAGATTGCACTTCGGGTCACGGCCGAACGGGTGGATCAAGAGCTTCAACAGTTTCAAGGTCTGAAGCAAAATTCAGGTCCCTGGCAAACCAATGAGCGATTGATGGTGGCGGTGAGCCACAGTCCTTATTCAGAGCGACTCATCCGAACCACGAGGAGGCTCGCCTACAACCTTGAGGCGCCTTGGATCACAGTTCACGTCGACACCGGAGTTCCTTTAAATGATGAAGATCAGGCCCAATTGGCAAAAAACATTGCACTGGCGCGTGAGCTTAAGGCTGAAGTGGTGACTACGACCGATACCGACGTACCAGCAGCTCTTCGCCGTATCGCGCGACAAAAAAATGTCACTCAGGTTGTTGTTGGCCGCCCCACAAAAAGATTTTTTCGAGATCTGCTGGAGGGTGGGACACTTCTTGATCGACTGGTACGGGAAATCGGCGAAATCGACGTGCATGTCATCAGACAAGACGAGATTTCAAACTATAAGCCTCTTTTGATCACAAAAATCGAACACTTCAGCGGCCCCTTCACCTATTGGAATGCATTTTGGTTTCTGCTCGGAACTTCGTTTCTGAACGGGATCTTAGAACCTCTCATCGGTTATCGCGCCGTTGGTTTTCTATTTTTACTTGGCGTGCTAGGGGTGGGATTGGTTTCGACTATTGGTCCAACGTTTTTCGTTGCAGCGCTGAGTGCACTAGTATGGAATTACTTTTTTATTCCGCCACGGCTGACTTTTCAAGTCAATGAGCCAGAAGACGGGGTTTTGATTTTTATCTACTTGGTGGCGGCGCTGGTCACAGGTTATCTCACCAACAGGACTCGGGCTCACGAACGAATATTGCGGGAGCGGGAGGACAGAACCAACGCGTTATTCGAGGTGTCGCAAGATATCGCGGGCAGCCGGATTAAGGACGAATTCATAGCTAAAATCAATGCGCGCGTTGGCCGACTTTTAGACGGAGAATGCGGAATTTTGCTGGCATCAGATGAAGGTAAACTCGCTGTTAACGGATACAAAAACTATTCGCCGCGCCCTCAACTCTCCGAGAAAGAACAAGCAGTGGCTGTGTGGGCATTTGAGTCTGGAAAGGTGGCCGGATGGTCCACCGATACTCTGTCTGAATCAAATGCGCTCTACGTCCCTTTGAAAGCACCCGACGAAACGGTTGGAGTGTTAGTTTACCAGCCAAGGACAAAACGAAAGCTCAATTTGGAACAGGAGAATATTCTCCATTCGATAGCCAGCCAATTGGCTGTTTCTTTGCAGCGTCACTTTTTTGAGAAGCGGTTGCGAGAATCGGATCGTCTCAAGGAGTCAGAGAAGATTCATGAGACACTTCTGAATTGCATTTCTCATGAGATGCGAACGCCGTTGACTGCAGTTATGGGTACAGCAACTGCCTTGGACGACGAAGTCAATTCAAAAAATCCAGAGTATGTGCGTGCGCTCGCGAAAAATCTTCTAGAGGCAAGCGACCGCCTCAACCGGGTTATTGAGAATCTACTGGATATGAGCCGACTCAACTCTGGCGCCCTGGCTCTTAAGCTGGAATGGCATGATATATCTGATCTTGTAGGTGTGACATTAAATAAACTTGGAAAAAACTTGAATCACAACAAGGTCGAAATTGAATTGCCCAAGGATCTTCCGTTGGTGCAAATGGATTTTAGATTGATGGAGCATGCGCTGGCCAACCTCTTGCTGAATGCCGCTACCTATAGTCCGCTTGGTACATCCATTCGGATTTCGGCCAAAAAAGTGGATTCTACCTTATGCCTTGCAGTTGAAGATCAGGGGCCAGGAGTTCCTGAAAATCTTTTGGACAAAGTTTTCGAAAGATTTTTTCGAGTACCCGGCACGCCGACAGGCGGAGTGGGACTCGGACTTTCCATAGTTAAAAATATTGCTGAATTTCATAAAGGGAGGGTCGGTGTGGAGAATTGCCCTCAGGGAGGTGCTCGGTTTACAATCGAGTTGCCGTTCAAGGAGCCGCCACCTGTTCCGAAGGAGGATTCATGA
- a CDS encoding response regulator: protein MTETKPRILVVDDEAAIRNILHLSLANQGFEIAEADSGRSGLDKAAEFHPHLVILDLGLPDISGLEVLKSLRKWTAIPVIILTVTDDELTKVLLLDAGADDYLTKPFGTPELLARIRVSLRHHDSIEATPIFRSDDLEVDLNKRQVKVGLEIVKLTATEYDLLSALIRNQGKVVPQAQLLEGVWGKNAADQTHYLRIYIAQLRKKIEVDTSHPAHILTEPGIGYRIV, encoded by the coding sequence ATGACTGAAACAAAGCCACGAATCTTGGTGGTTGATGATGAGGCCGCCATTCGAAATATCTTACATCTCAGTTTAGCGAATCAAGGTTTTGAAATCGCAGAAGCGGACAGCGGTAGGAGCGGGCTCGATAAGGCTGCGGAGTTTCATCCGCATCTTGTTATTTTGGATCTCGGGCTACCCGACATCAGTGGATTGGAAGTCCTTAAGTCGCTTCGAAAATGGACAGCTATCCCGGTGATCATATTGACCGTGACTGACGACGAGTTGACTAAGGTTTTGCTTTTGGATGCGGGAGCGGATGACTATTTAACGAAGCCTTTTGGAACTCCCGAACTCCTTGCTCGCATCAGAGTGAGCCTGAGGCATCATGACTCAATCGAGGCCACGCCGATTTTTAGGTCTGACGATCTTGAAGTGGATCTCAATAAACGCCAAGTGAAGGTGGGGCTGGAGATCGTCAAGTTAACAGCTACCGAATATGATCTCTTGAGTGCGCTCATTAGAAATCAAGGTAAAGTGGTACCGCAAGCTCAGCTTCTTGAGGGGGTGTGGGGCAAAAATGCTGCAGACCAAACTCATTATCTCAGAATCTATATAGCACAGCTCCGTAAAAAAATAGAGGTTGATACCTCTCATCCAGCCCATATACTAACGGAGCCGGGCATTGGATACAGGATTGTCTAG
- a CDS encoding DUF3095 family protein: MAANQEQKGKILSILIRNRENSDFSELKSIVKEMERIFGGGIENANPVETKLMKYKSLIKCFRDEIRYSDRKLSKILFKRLAFMIFAVFIFRFRFPAFGFSRNEYLDELGSHSDFRKFDEVVRMVVDCTDEQANHISILLDKKYVDGKIFYGLFSSDTSLMTCFVQNLADGGHIHFIDGGDGGYAMAAKQLKEQIKREAERNRPSP; encoded by the coding sequence ATGGCAGCCAATCAAGAGCAAAAGGGAAAAATACTCTCCATACTCATTCGAAACCGTGAGAATTCAGATTTTTCAGAACTGAAATCGATTGTCAAAGAGATGGAAAGGATCTTTGGTGGAGGAATAGAAAATGCAAATCCTGTAGAAACTAAACTCATGAAATACAAGAGCTTGATTAAGTGCTTTCGCGATGAGATCAGATATTCTGATAGAAAACTTAGCAAGATCTTATTCAAACGATTGGCCTTTATGATATTTGCAGTATTTATATTTCGATTCAGATTTCCGGCTTTCGGCTTTTCTCGAAATGAGTATCTTGATGAGCTGGGCAGTCATTCAGACTTTAGGAAGTTTGATGAGGTTGTGAGGATGGTCGTTGACTGCACCGACGAGCAAGCCAACCACATCTCGATCTTGCTAGACAAGAAATATGTGGACGGAAAAATATTTTATGGTTTGTTCTCGTCGGACACATCATTGATGACTTGCTTTGTGCAAAATCTGGCAGATGGAGGGCATATCCATTTCATAGACGGCGGAGATGGGGGTTATGCGATGGCTGCCAAGCAGCTGAAGGAACAAATCAAAAGGGAGGCAGAAAGGAATCGGCCTTCTCCCTAG
- a CDS encoding DUF3095 family protein, which yields MTDERHYFEAPDDWHVVITDIKDSTRAIESGRYRDINTVGAASIIVVQNAVKNFAFPYSFGGDGASILIPSKWVDDVARSLIGLQKLAKIEFGLELRIGIVPVRDIKNSKGVLLVGKFAINPNKCIAFFRGGGFSLAEKLIKDGDGSYLLKGDASSADLDGLSCRWQPIKSKREKYSPYSFETVRIQIFQN from the coding sequence TTGACTGACGAACGTCACTATTTCGAGGCGCCAGACGATTGGCACGTCGTTATCACTGACATAAAGGATTCAACAAGGGCAATCGAGTCTGGCAGATATCGCGACATCAACACAGTCGGCGCCGCCAGTATCATTGTTGTTCAAAATGCGGTAAAGAATTTTGCCTTTCCTTACTCATTCGGTGGCGATGGTGCATCGATTTTGATTCCTTCCAAATGGGTCGATGATGTCGCTCGATCTCTGATCGGCTTGCAAAAATTGGCGAAAATTGAGTTTGGGTTGGAATTGCGAATCGGCATAGTTCCCGTGAGGGACATTAAGAACTCCAAAGGAGTCCTTTTGGTTGGGAAATTTGCAATAAATCCAAATAAATGCATCGCCTTCTTTAGAGGTGGAGGCTTCAGCCTAGCTGAGAAACTCATTAAGGATGGCGATGGTTCATACCTTTTAAAGGGTGATGCTTCGAGCGCCGATTTGGATGGATTATCCTGTCGATGGCAGCCAATCAAGAGCAAAAGGGAAAAATACTCTCCATACTCATTCGAAACCGTGAGAATTCAGATTTTTCAGAACTGA